From one Eucalyptus grandis isolate ANBG69807.140 chromosome 9, ASM1654582v1, whole genome shotgun sequence genomic stretch:
- the LOC120288053 gene encoding LOW QUALITY PROTEIN: probable serine/threonine-protein kinase PIX13 (The sequence of the model RefSeq protein was modified relative to this genomic sequence to represent the inferred CDS: inserted 1 base in 1 codon) — MGSGMVVAIKKLNPESVQGFDQWQSEVNFLGRLSHPNLVKLLGYCWEEKELLLVYEYIPKGSLENHLFRRNPAVEPLSWDSRXKIAIGAARGLSFLHSSEKKIIYRDFKASNILLDWHYNAKIADFGLAKLGPSSGESHVTTRIMGTYGYAAPEYIATGHLYVKSDVYGFGVVLLELLTGLRALDTKRPSGQQNLVDWTKPILSQRGKLKNIIDHRMEGQYSFKAVLQTAQLTLKCLAAEPRHRPCMAEVVETLERIESIKDKPKQPRTGSHSSANRL, encoded by the exons ATGGGGAGTGGAATGGTTGTTGCCATCAAGAAACTGAACCCAGAGAGTGTGCAAGGTTTCGATCAGTGGCAG TCGGAGGTGAACTTTCTTGGAAGGCTTTCGCATCCCAATCTAGTCAAATTATTGGGATACTGTTGGGAGGAGAAAGAGCTGCTCCTTGTCTATGAATATATTCCAAAGGGCAGCTTGGAAAATCATCTCTTCCGAA GAAATCCTGCTGTTGAACCCCTTTCTTGGGATAGCC CTAAAATAGCTATTGGAGCAGCTCGTGGCTTGTCTTTCCTGCATTCTTCAGAGAAGAAAATCATTTACAGGGATTTTAAGGCCTCAAACATACTGCTTGATTGG CACTATAATGCGAAAATAGCTGATTTTGGCTTGGCAAAGTTAGGACCTTCTTCGGGTGAGTCACATGTGACGACCAGAATTATGGGCACGTATGGTTACGCTGCTCCAGAGTACATTGCAACAG GCCATTTGTACGTGAAGAGCGATGTGTATGGCTTCGGTGTGGTCCTACTAGAATTGCTGACAGGCTTGCGGGCACTTGACACAAAGCGTCCTAGTGGGCAGCAAAATTTGGTGGATTGGACCAAGCCAATTCTAtctcaaagaggaaaattgaAGAATATTATAGATCACCGGATGGAGGGCCAGTATTCCTTTAAGGCGGTGTTACAAACTGCACAGCTCACTCTAAAATGCCTGGCTGCTGAACCAAGACATCGGCCCTGCATGGCAGAGGTGGTGGAGACTTTGGAACGGATTGAATCGATCAAGGATAAACCAAAGCAACCCAGAACAGGTTCTCATTCCTCGGCAAATCGTTTGTAG
- the LOC104419578 gene encoding LOW QUALITY PROTEIN: dehydrodolichyl diphosphate synthase 6 (The sequence of the model RefSeq protein was modified relative to this genomic sequence to represent the inferred CDS: inserted 1 base in 1 codon): MGNESSWSGSQCLSTLNNFFRKYLFRVLSCGAIPTHIAFIMDGNRRFAKKQNMVEGEGHRAGYKSLISMLNYCYELGVKYITVYAFSIENFKRKPEEVQYLMDLMVEKIDELLREGSIVNQYGMRLYFIGNLKLLSEEVRTAAEKAMKATAHNNGLXLLICVAYTSYDEIVHAVQESCEEKMNNIQAENTSKAGRNSTEQNGSCEKMNGVHPHEIQDCHKREVHGTVILGKNEICCNGFSKLEASEKKNGVIKRAVPGFNGEKWNEVQQSMQSQLSKGTIESGEDGETIQEIKPLLSKGTIESGEDGETIQEIKPLINLVDIEKHMYMAVAPDPDIVIRSSGETRLSNFLLWQTGYSPLYSPAALWPEIGLWHLVGVVLHYQRNYSYLQKKRKQS, encoded by the exons ATGGGAAATGAAAGCAGTTGGAGTGGCAGTCAATGTTTAAGTACTCTCAACAATTTTTTCAGGAAATACCTGTTTCGTGTTTTATCATGTGGAGCTATTCCCACTCACATAGCTTTCATTATGGATGGAAACCGGCGGTTTGCTAAGAAACAAAACATGGTCGAAGGCGAGGGCCATAGGGCTGGTTATAAATCCCTCATATCTATGCTTAATTACTGCTATGAGCTTGGGGTCAAATACATCACGGTGTATGCCTTTagcattgaaaattttaagagaaaaccTGAGGAAGTCCAATATCTGATGGATTTGATGGTAgagaaaattgatgaattgCTTCGAGAAGGAAGCATTGTAAATCAGTATGGGATGAGGTTGTACTTCATAGGAAACCTGAAGCTTCTAAGTGAGGAGGTCAGGACTGCGGCAGAGAAGGCAATGAAGGCCACTGCCCATAATAACGGAC TGCTTTTGATATGTGTGGCATATACTTCATATGACGAAATTGTTCATGCTGTTCAAGAATCCTGTGAAGAGAAGATGAATAACATTCAAGCAGAAAATACTAGCAAGGCAGGTCGCAATAGCACTGAGCAAAATGGAAGTTGTGAGAAGATGAATGGTGTTCATCCCCATGAAATTCAAGACTGCCATAAACGTGAAGTGCATGGAACTGTAATTCTAGGGAAAAATGAGATATGCTGTAATGGGTTCAGCAAATTGGAGGCAagcgaaaagaaaaatggagtcATCAAGCGTGCTGTTCCTGGGTTTAATGGAGAAAAGTGGAATGAAGTTCAGCAATCCATGCAAAGCCAATTATCCAAAGGCACTATTGAAAGTGGTGAAGATGGTGAGACGATACAAGAAATTAAACCCCTATTATCCAAAGGCACTATTGAAAGTGGTGAAGATGGTGAGACGATACAAGAAATTAAACCCCTCATAAATTTGGTAGACATTGAGAAGCACATGTACATGGCAGTGGCTCCTGATCCAGACATCGTGATCCGGAGTTCTGGGGAGACTCGTCTGAGCAACTTCCTGCTGTGGCAGACTGGCTATAGTCCCCTGTACTCTCCGGCTGCGCTATGGCCAGAGATCGGGCTGTGGCATTTGGTGGGGGTGGTATTGCACTACCAGCGAAATTACTCGTATCTgcagaagaagaggaaacaGTCGTAA
- the LOC104419580 gene encoding LOW QUALITY PROTEIN: phosphoinositide phosphatase SAC6 (The sequence of the model RefSeq protein was modified relative to this genomic sequence to represent the inferred CDS: inserted 2 bases in 2 codons; substituted 1 base at 1 genomic stop codon) translates to MMEKAESEQKLCTRMRLWEFPDQYVVEPTDGSCGSXLAVSRVDGTMNLIDELPEYDSVRVPKIRPIFGVLGMLKLVAGSYLIVITEREAVGSYFGHPIYRVSSLKVYPCDHSLKHSPNEQRRLETEFCGLLSEAERTSGLYFSYDTNLTLSAQRLYELGDESKLLPLWRQADPRFLWNNYLLEFLIDKKLDRYLLPVIQGSFQHFQAAIGKDIADVTLIARRCSRRNGTRMWRRGADSDGYVANFVESEQIMQMNGFTASFIQVRGSIPFIWEQIVNLTYKPKFEIVKPEEAPRVVERHFLDLRKTYRAVLAVDLVNKHGGEGRLSEKYADAMQHIVGDDVRYLHFDFHRICGHVHFERLSILYDQMADFLEKNGYFLLNEKSEKLKEQLGVVRTNCIDCLDRTNVTQSMIGXRVLEWQLRRIGVFGAEETIEAHPNFDENFKILWANHGDEISIQYSGTPALKGDFVRYGRRTIQGILNDGKNAMVRYYLNNFVDGTKQVXCTDLLQGHYIVSVSRDLTTPSIPSQKTGLEAVASFPLAFSLVLVGFFFAAMSLRRAPFELRHLFFSFVWAGMSIAIAAFVRANGRIFCNRPRLHKPR, encoded by the exons ATGATGGAGAAGGCGGAGTCGGAGCAGAAGCTGTGCACGCGCATGAGGCTCTGGGAATTCCCGGATCAGTATGTGGTTGAGCCCACTGACGGATCTTGTGGAT TTTTAGCGGTTAGTCGTGTCGATGGGACGATGAATCTGATAG ATGAGCTTCCGGAATACGATTCGGTGCGGGTCCCCAAAATCCGACCCATCTTTGGAGTGCTTGGGATGTTGAAGCTCGTGGCAG GGTCATATTTGATTGTTATCACCGAACGAGAGGCTGTTGGCTCTTATTTTGGGCATCCTATCTATAGAGTGTCGTCCTTGAAGGTTTACCCTTGTGACCATTCTCTCAAACATTCCCCGAATGAGCAG AGGAGGTTGGAGACTGAGTTTTGTGGGCTGCTCAGCGAGGCAGAGAGGACTTCCGGTCTATATTTTTCCTATGACACTAACTTGACACTAAG TGCTCAACGGTTATATGAACTGGGTGATGAGTCCAAGTTGCTTCCTCTTTGGAGACAG GCTGATCCTCGGTTTCTCTGGAATAATTATTTGCTGGAATTTCTCATAGATAAAAAG CTTGATCGTTACTTGCTGCCTGTTATCCAAGGGA gctttcagcattttcaagCAGCCATTGGGAAAGATATTGCTGATGTCACGTTGATTGCTAGGAGGTGCTCAAGGAGAAATG GAACCCGAATGTGGAGAAGGGGAGCTGACTCTGATGGTTATGTTGCCAATTTTGTGGAAAGTGAGCAAATTATGCAGATGAATGGGTTCACAGCATCATTTATCCAa GTACGAGGTTCCATTCCATTTATTTGGGAGCAAATTGTTAATTTGACATATAAGCCTAAGTTTGAGATAGTGAAACCTGAGGAAGCT CCTCGAGTTGTCGAGCGTCACTTTCTGGACTTGAGAAAAACATATCGAGCTGTTTTGGCTGTTGATCTTGTCAATAAG CATGGAGGTGAGGGCCGCCTATCTGAAAAATATGCAGATGCAATGCAGCATATTGTTGGTGATGACGTAAg ATATTTGCACTTTGATTTTCATCGGATTTGTGGGCATGTTCACTTTGAGCGTCTCTCCATTCTTTATGACCAAATGGCAGACTTCCTTGAAAAAAATGG TTACTTTTTATTGAATGAGAAGAGTGAGAAACTTAAAGAGCAACTTGGGGTTGTGAGGACAAATTGCATTGATTGCTTAGACCGTACAAATGTTACCCAG AGCATGATAG CAAGAGTGTTAGAATGGCAGCTCAGAAGGATTGGTGTATTCGGTGCTGAAGAGACAATCGAGGCACATCCAAATTTCGATGAGAACTTTAAGATAC TGTGGGCTAATCATGGGGATGAAATAAGCATTCAATATTCTGGTACTCCAGCTCTGAAGGGTGACTTTGTCAG GTATGGGCGGCGGACAATTCAGGGGATCCTTAACGACGGAAAGAATGCCATGGTTCGCTACTATTTGAATAATTTCGTTGATGGAACGAAGCAGGTTT GATGCACCGATCTACTTCAAGGGCATTATATTGTCTCGGTCAGTCGCGATTTAACCACCCCGTCCATTCCATCACAGAAGACAGGCCTTGAGGCTGTAGCT TCATTTCCTCTGGCTTTCTCATTGGTCTTGGTTGGATTCTTTTTCGCAGCCATGTCTTTAAGACGAG CTCCTTTCGAATTGCGGCacctgttcttttcttttgtttgggcaGGAATGAGTATTGCGATAGCAGCATTTGTTAGGGCTAATGGCCGGATTTTCTGCAATCGACCTCGTCTGCACAAGCCTCGTTGA